A window from Telopea speciosissima isolate NSW1024214 ecotype Mountain lineage chromosome 8, Tspe_v1, whole genome shotgun sequence encodes these proteins:
- the LOC122672370 gene encoding late embryogenesis abundant protein 7-like, with amino-acid sequence MDSSKQQFRAGEGHALTEDWLQSAKDTTTGARDNVANAAQTTMDTAQQRQDETANFFQQTGEQMMNMAHGAVDTVKNTLGVADNNITTTNTNTNTRK; translated from the exons atggaTTCATCTAAGCAACAATTCCGTGCAGGTGAAGGCCAC GCCTTGACTGAAGATTGGCTTCAATCTGCTAAAGATACCACAACCGGTGCACGTGACAATGTGGCCAATGCAGCTCAGACCACCATGGACACTGCCCAACAACGTCAGGACGAGACTGCCAACTTCTTCCAgcag ACAGGAGAGCAAATGATGAATATGGCACACGGTGCCGTGGACACCGTGAAGAACACACTTGGAGTGGCTGAcaacaacatcaccaccaccaacaccaacaccaacaccagGAAGTGA
- the LOC122671377 gene encoding beta-amylase 1, chloroplastic-like, with protein sequence MASFSITHQIGSLSGMPIQSESVTSGSDTTGAVSAAAVWKTQPSNLRCIIKKQGGDTDAISQPVSPLSPCRSPSPVLGAMRPEMSMACQALVAEAKAEASASVSEFQYREGGDAQVVKGKGKGVPVYVMMPLDSVTMKNGINRKKAMNASMQALKSAGVEGVMMDVWWGLVERESPGSYNWGGYTELLEMAKKHGLKVQAVMSFHQCGGNVGDSVTIPLPKWVVEEINKDQDLAYTDQWGKRNYEYVSLGCDTLPVLKGRSPVRCYSDFMRSFRDNFKHLIGDTIVEIQVGMGPAGELRYPSYPELNGTWKFPGIGAFQCFDKYMVSSLKAAAEAAGKPEWGSSGPTDAGHYNNWPEDTQFFRKEGGGWNSTYGEFFLSWYSEMLLNHGERILSSAQSIFEGTGVKISVKVAGIHWHYGTRSHAPELTAGYYNTRFRDGYIPIARMLARHGAVFNFTCIEMRDHEQPQDAQCAPEKLVRQVALATREAQVPLAGENALPRYDDYAHEQILHASSLNLGGEDGSRKGEEQEMCAFTYLRMNPQLFQEDNWRRFVGFVKKMREGKSGNQCWEQVEREAEHFVHVTQPLVQEAVVALSH encoded by the exons ATGGCATCGTTTAGTATAACCCATCAGATCGGCTCCCTCTCTGGGATGCCAATCCAATCGGAATCCGTCACATCCGGCAGCGACACCACGGGAGCCGTGTCAGCAGCGGCGGTCTGGAAGACTCAGCCATCGAACCTCCGGTGCATAATCAAGAAGCAAGGAGGGGATACTGACGCGATATCACAGCCGGTGAGTCCTTTGAGCCCGTGCAGATCTCCATCGCCGGTTTTGGGAGCGATGAGGCCGGAAATGTCGATGGCGTGCCAGGCGCTGGTGGCAGAGGCTAAGGCGGAGGCGTCGGCGTCGGTGAGTGAGTTTCAGTATAGAGAAGGGGGAGATGCGCAGGTGGTGAAGGGTAAGGGTAAGGGGGTGCCGGTTTACGTGATGATGCCGTTGGATAGTGTGACGATGAAGAACGGGATTAACAGGAAGAAGGCCATGAATGCGAGCATGCAAGCGCTAAAAAGCGCCGGGGTTGAAGGGGTGATGATGGACGTGTGGTGGGGATTGGTGGAGAGGGAATCACCTGGGTCTTACAACTGGGGTGGATACACCGAACTGCTCGAGATGGCTAAGAAGCACGGCCTCAAGGTTCAGGCTGTTATGTCCTTCCACCAGTGCGGTGGCAACGTTGGTGATTCTGTCAC GATACCGTTACCGAAGTGGGTGGTGGAGGAAATAAACAAAGATCAGGACCTGGCGTACACCGATCAGTGGGGGAAGAGGAATTACGAGTACGTCTCTCTTGGCTGCGACACCCTTCCGGTGCTTAAGGGCCGTTCGCCCGTCCGGTGCTACTCCGATTTCATGCGTTCTTTCAGGGATAACTTCAAACACCTCATCGGCGACACCATTGTC GAAATACAAGTTGGAATGGGCCCAGCTGGGGAGCTTCGATACCCATCTTACCCAGAGCTTAACGGGACATGGAAATTCCCCGGAATTGGAGCTTTCCAATGCTTCGACAAG TACATGGTCAGTAGCTTGAAAGCTGCGGCTGAAGCTGCCGGCAAACCAGAGTGGGGGTCCTCCGGTCCTACAGATGCAGGCCATTACAATAATTGGCCAGAGGACACCCAGTTCTTCCGTAAAGAAGGAGGAGGTTGGAACAGCACCTACGGAGAATTCTTCCTGTCTTGGTACTCTGAGATGCTTTTGAACCACGGAGAGCGGATACTGTCATCAGCCCAATCCATCTTCGAAGGTACTGGCGTCAAAATCTCTGTGAAGGTCGCAGGTATCCATTGGCACTACGGAACCAGGTCCCACGCACCGGAGCTCACTGCAGGGTACTACAACACCCGCTTCAGAGACGGCTACATACCCATTGCACGAATGCTCGCACGTCACGGCGCAGTCTTCAACTTCACCTGCATCGAGATGCGAGATCACGAGCAGCCCCAAGACGCTCAGTGTGCGCCGGAAAAGCTAGTTCGACAAGTTGCTCTGGCTACCAGAGAGGCCCAAGTGCCTCTCGCCGGGGAGAACGCATTGCCACGATACGACGATTACGCACACGAGCAGATACTGCACGCGTCGTCGCTGAACCTTGGAGGCGAGGATGGAAGCAGGAAGGGAGAAGAGCAAGAGATGTGTGCTTTCACGTACTTGAGAATGAATCCGCAGTTGTTCCAAGAGGATAATTGGAGGAGGTTCGTTGGGTttgtgaagaagatgagggaagGAAAGAGTGGAAACCAATGTTGGGAGCAAGTGGAGAGGGAAGCGGAGCATTTCGTCCATGTCACGCAGCCATTGGTGCAAGAGGCTGTGGTTGCTCTGAGTCATTAG